A genomic window from Silene latifolia isolate original U9 population chromosome Y, ASM4854445v1, whole genome shotgun sequence includes:
- the LOC141630259 gene encoding protein FAR1-RELATED SEQUENCE 9-like produces MDAQRWKHSKLTADSKNSSPILSTPLSIEKKCAEFYTPPVFYDFQEELKGACYSCNEANKSTKERDVERLFVMDRESKKVYEVDVDGKTLVCSCKRFQRFGILCRHCVWVLHNKGFDEIPSEYLLPRDVKKQKAHIETLLGSKIPTKAHILPPNQAKNKGSGRRMTSEKEKAMEEHAKPLRKCRACGEMARHDSRNCPSQLPNN; encoded by the exons ATGGATGCTCAACGCTGGAAGCATTCTAAATTAACTGCTGATTCTAAAAACTCCTCTCCTATATTATCAACTCCCCTTTCTATAGAAAAGAAATGTGCTGAATTTTACACACCACCGGTGTTTTATGATTTTCAAGAAGAGTTGAAAGGTGCATGCTACTCTTGTAATGAGGCCAACAAAAGCACGAAAGAAAGGGACGTGGAGCGTTTATTTGTTATGGATCGTGAGAGCAAGAAAGTCTATGAAGTCGATGTTGATGGGAAAACTTTAGTGTGTTCATGCAAGAGGTTTCAGAGATTTGGGATACTTTGTAGACATTGTGTATGGGTGTTGCATAATAAGGGGTTTGATGAAATACCTTCTGAATATCTATTGCCGAG GGACGTCAAAAAGCAAAAAGCTCATATTGAGACGCTTCTTGGGTCTAAAATCCCTACTAAAGCTCATATTCTTCCTCCAAATCAAGCAAAAAATAAGGGATCTGGTAGAAGGATGACTtctgaaaaagaaaaggcaatgGAGGAGCACGCTAAGCCTCTTAGAAAATGTCGTGCTTGTGGAGAAATGGCACGCCATGATAGTAGAAATTGCCCGAGTCAACTTCCTAACAATTAA
- the LOC141630258 gene encoding uncharacterized protein LOC141630258 produces the protein MIEFRYNGDGYVVFHFREWHNYRLCSLRNQQFQKKHRHLHLYNKKTIIDHSRVNQGQTTAFRNVKEYVDGYENVGAQLVDFKNFRRDIKYFIGDRDAQLYVNHFEDKRDANEGFYFAYEVDSGKCLVRAFWCDAESRRNYSLFGDYITYDPTYSTNKYFMVFTPFTGVDHHKKSVTFAGAFLFHEDEDSFKWVFEKFLDAMGHREPHCIITDQYAGIKKETDFVNHLNAIVWDDELEPLEFEEKSSQLVNEHNLEDFHLEATASICSLSIGGFTPPANGIEVIGIADARTQKTYQVVYNSTTNDAEYSSKLFNIKGIICRHIIWVYSVKQVDTLPDNSSTEVRILPPRQAKNKGSGKRMISRKQQCIAKAEKPKTLCRNCKQMAYHDKRNCPNAFIPDTDNKGSSDEDDADDS, from the exons ATGATTGAGTTTCGCTATAATGGTGATGGGTATGTTGTTTTCCATTTTCGTGAGTGGCATAATTATCGTCTTTGTTCACTTAGAAATCAACAATTTCAAAAAAAACACAGGCACCTCCATCTTTACAATAAAAAGACAATTATTGATCATTCAAGGGTTAATCAAGGCCAAACAACGGCATTTAGAAATGTTAAGGAATATGTAGATGGCTATGAGAATGTTGGAGCTCAACTGGTTGATTTTAAGAATTTTAGAAGGGATATCAAATATTTCATAGGAGACCGGGATGCTCAACTGTATGTTAACCATTTCGAGGATAAACGTGATGCCAATGAAGGTTTTTACTTTGCTTATGAGGTGGATTCTGGGAAATGTTTGGTTCGTGCATTTTGGTGTGATGCAGAGTCTCGTAGAAACTACTCTTTGTTTGGTGATTACATCACTTATGATCCAACTTACAGTACGAATAAGTATTTTATGGTTTTTACTCCTTTTACTGGGGTAGACCACCACAAAAAGTCAGTTACTTTTGCTGGTGCATTTCTATTTCATGAggatgaagattcattcaagtggGTCTTTGAAAAGTTCCTAGATGCTATGGGTCACCGAGAGCCACATTGTATAATAACTGATCAATATGCTGGAATAAAGAAGG AGACTGATTTTGTCAACCATTTGAATGCTATTGTTTGGGATGATGAGTTAGAACCTCtggaatttgaagaaaagtcGTCTCAGTTGGTTaatgagcataatcttgaag ATTTTCACCTAGAAGCTACTGCTTCTATTTGTTCCCTTAGTATTGGTGGCTTCACACCACCTGCCAACGGTATAGAGGTAATTGGTATAGCTGATGCTAGAACGCAGAAGACCTATCAAGTCGTATACAATTCTACAACCAATGATGCTGAATATTCTTCCAAGTTGTTCAACATAAAGGGTATTATTTGCAGACACATTATCTGGGTTTACTCTGTGAAACAAGTAGACACTTTGCCTGATAA TTCCTCAACTGAGGTGAGGATTCTACCACCTCGTCAGGCAAAGAACAAGGGTAGTGGGAAGAGAATGATCTCCAGAAAGCAACAATGCATAGCCAAAGCGGAGAAGCCTAAAACGCTTTGCCGTAATTGTAAACAAATGGCTTACCATGATAAGCGTAACTGTCCTAATGCTTTTATACCTGATACCGACAATAAG ggGAGTTCAgatgaggatgatgctgatgatAGTTGA